A genome region from Gadus chalcogrammus isolate NIFS_2021 chromosome 7, NIFS_Gcha_1.0, whole genome shotgun sequence includes the following:
- the tpd52l2b gene encoding tpd52 like 2b isoform X5, with the protein MDPTSQDINLNSPNKGLVVDQPESMSELPVEGAVGNSANPLPPGLTEEEAVDLQIELIKVEEEISTLRQVLSAKEKHAAELKRKLGLNPLNELKQNITKGWQDVQASNAYVNTTEKLSNWNQRLTGSDLYLSASATLDDIAHSEAYKKTQETLSQASIKTTAAFSTMGTALSRKLGDMRNSTTFKSFEDRVENLKYKVVGPKGNGEAGSPNDSNPTQDNAPF; encoded by the exons ATGGATCCCACCAGCCAAG ATATCAACCTGAACTCCCCCAACAAGGGCCTTGTGGTGGATCAGCCGGAGAGCATGTCTGAACTGCCTGTAGAGGGGGCTGTGGGGAACTCTGCCAACCCTCTGCCCCCTgggctgacggaggaggaggcggtggatcTGCAGATCGAGCTCATCAAG gtggaggaggagatcagCACCCTGAGGCAGGTGCTGTCGGCCAAAGAGAAGCACGCTGCCGAGCTGAAGAGGAAGCTGGGCCTGAACCCGCTCAACGAGCTGAAGCAGAACATCACCAAGGGCTGGCAGGACGTCCAGGCGTCCAATGC CTATGTGAACACCACAGAGAAACTAAGCAACTGGAACCAAAGACTGACCGGCTCagatct ATATCTGTCTGCCTCAGCCACTTTGGATGACATTGCCCATTCGGAAGC GTATAAGAAGACCCAGGAGACCCTATCCCAAGCCAGCATCAAGACCACCGCAGCTTTCTCCACCATGGGCACAGCTCTCAGCCGAAAACTGGGAGACATGAG GAACTCGACCACGTTCAAGTCATTTGAAGACCGAGTGGAGAACCTCAAG TACAAGGTGGTCGGGCCCAAAGGAAACGGAGAAGCCGGCTCCCCCAACGACTCCAACCCCACTCAGGACAACGCACCCTTCTGA
- the tpd52l2b gene encoding tpd52 like 2b isoform X3 — protein MDPTSQDINLNSPNKGLVVDQPESMSELPVEGAVGNSANPLPPGLTEEEAVDLQIELIKVEEEISTLRQVLSAKEKHAAELKRKLGLNPLNELKQNITKGWQDVQASNAYLSASATLDDIAHSEAYKKTQETLSQASIKTTAAFSTMGTALSRKLGDMRALPFANSFGSNYSIRHSISMPAMRNSTTFKSFEDRVENLKYKVVGPKGNGEAGSPNDSNPTQDNAPF, from the exons ATGGATCCCACCAGCCAAG ATATCAACCTGAACTCCCCCAACAAGGGCCTTGTGGTGGATCAGCCGGAGAGCATGTCTGAACTGCCTGTAGAGGGGGCTGTGGGGAACTCTGCCAACCCTCTGCCCCCTgggctgacggaggaggaggcggtggatcTGCAGATCGAGCTCATCAAG gtggaggaggagatcagCACCCTGAGGCAGGTGCTGTCGGCCAAAGAGAAGCACGCTGCCGAGCTGAAGAGGAAGCTGGGCCTGAACCCGCTCAACGAGCTGAAGCAGAACATCACCAAGGGCTGGCAGGACGTCCAGGCGTCCAATGC ATATCTGTCTGCCTCAGCCACTTTGGATGACATTGCCCATTCGGAAGC GTATAAGAAGACCCAGGAGACCCTATCCCAAGCCAGCATCAAGACCACCGCAGCTTTCTCCACCATGGGCACAGCTCTCAGCCGAAAACTGGGAGACATGAG AGCGCTCCCTTTCGCTAATTCCTTCGG TAGCAACTATTCCATTCGCCACTCAATAAGTATGCCCGCTATGAG GAACTCGACCACGTTCAAGTCATTTGAAGACCGAGTGGAGAACCTCAAG TACAAGGTGGTCGGGCCCAAAGGAAACGGAGAAGCCGGCTCCCCCAACGACTCCAACCCCACTCAGGACAACGCACCCTTCTGA
- the tpd52l2b gene encoding tpd52 like 2b isoform X1, which yields MDPTSQDINLNSPNKGLVVDQPESMSELPVEGAVGNSANPLPPGLTEEEAVDLQIELIKVEEEISTLRQVLSAKEKHAAELKRKLGLNPLNELKQNITKGWQDVQASNAYVNTTEKLSNWNQRLTGSDLYLSASATLDDIAHSEAYKKTQETLSQASIKTTAAFSTMGTALSRKLGDMRALPFANSFGSNYSIRHSISMPAMRNSTTFKSFEDRVENLKYKVVGPKGNGEAGSPNDSNPTQDNAPF from the exons ATGGATCCCACCAGCCAAG ATATCAACCTGAACTCCCCCAACAAGGGCCTTGTGGTGGATCAGCCGGAGAGCATGTCTGAACTGCCTGTAGAGGGGGCTGTGGGGAACTCTGCCAACCCTCTGCCCCCTgggctgacggaggaggaggcggtggatcTGCAGATCGAGCTCATCAAG gtggaggaggagatcagCACCCTGAGGCAGGTGCTGTCGGCCAAAGAGAAGCACGCTGCCGAGCTGAAGAGGAAGCTGGGCCTGAACCCGCTCAACGAGCTGAAGCAGAACATCACCAAGGGCTGGCAGGACGTCCAGGCGTCCAATGC CTATGTGAACACCACAGAGAAACTAAGCAACTGGAACCAAAGACTGACCGGCTCagatct ATATCTGTCTGCCTCAGCCACTTTGGATGACATTGCCCATTCGGAAGC GTATAAGAAGACCCAGGAGACCCTATCCCAAGCCAGCATCAAGACCACCGCAGCTTTCTCCACCATGGGCACAGCTCTCAGCCGAAAACTGGGAGACATGAG AGCGCTCCCTTTCGCTAATTCCTTCGG TAGCAACTATTCCATTCGCCACTCAATAAGTATGCCCGCTATGAG GAACTCGACCACGTTCAAGTCATTTGAAGACCGAGTGGAGAACCTCAAG TACAAGGTGGTCGGGCCCAAAGGAAACGGAGAAGCCGGCTCCCCCAACGACTCCAACCCCACTCAGGACAACGCACCCTTCTGA
- the tpd52l2b gene encoding tpd52 like 2b isoform X6 → MDPTSQDINLNSPNKGLVVDQPESMSELPVEGAVGNSANPLPPGLTEEEAVDLQIELIKVEEEISTLRQVLSAKEKHAAELKRKLGLNPLNELKQNITKGWQDVQASNAYKKTQETLSQASIKTTAAFSTMGTALSRKLGDMRALPFANSFGSNYSIRHSISMPAMRNSTTFKSFEDRVENLKYKVVGPKGNGEAGSPNDSNPTQDNAPF, encoded by the exons ATGGATCCCACCAGCCAAG ATATCAACCTGAACTCCCCCAACAAGGGCCTTGTGGTGGATCAGCCGGAGAGCATGTCTGAACTGCCTGTAGAGGGGGCTGTGGGGAACTCTGCCAACCCTCTGCCCCCTgggctgacggaggaggaggcggtggatcTGCAGATCGAGCTCATCAAG gtggaggaggagatcagCACCCTGAGGCAGGTGCTGTCGGCCAAAGAGAAGCACGCTGCCGAGCTGAAGAGGAAGCTGGGCCTGAACCCGCTCAACGAGCTGAAGCAGAACATCACCAAGGGCTGGCAGGACGTCCAGGCGTCCAATGC GTATAAGAAGACCCAGGAGACCCTATCCCAAGCCAGCATCAAGACCACCGCAGCTTTCTCCACCATGGGCACAGCTCTCAGCCGAAAACTGGGAGACATGAG AGCGCTCCCTTTCGCTAATTCCTTCGG TAGCAACTATTCCATTCGCCACTCAATAAGTATGCCCGCTATGAG GAACTCGACCACGTTCAAGTCATTTGAAGACCGAGTGGAGAACCTCAAG TACAAGGTGGTCGGGCCCAAAGGAAACGGAGAAGCCGGCTCCCCCAACGACTCCAACCCCACTCAGGACAACGCACCCTTCTGA
- the tpd52l2b gene encoding tpd52 like 2b isoform X8 has product MDPTSQDINLNSPNKGLVVDQPESMSELPVEGAVGNSANPLPPGLTEEEAVDLQIELIKVEEEISTLRQVLSAKEKHAAELKRKLGLNPLNELKQNITKGWQDVQASNAYLSASATLDDIAHSEAYKKTQETLSQASIKTTAAFSTMGTALSRKLGDMRNSTTFKSFEDRVENLKYKVVGPKGNGEAGSPNDSNPTQDNAPF; this is encoded by the exons ATGGATCCCACCAGCCAAG ATATCAACCTGAACTCCCCCAACAAGGGCCTTGTGGTGGATCAGCCGGAGAGCATGTCTGAACTGCCTGTAGAGGGGGCTGTGGGGAACTCTGCCAACCCTCTGCCCCCTgggctgacggaggaggaggcggtggatcTGCAGATCGAGCTCATCAAG gtggaggaggagatcagCACCCTGAGGCAGGTGCTGTCGGCCAAAGAGAAGCACGCTGCCGAGCTGAAGAGGAAGCTGGGCCTGAACCCGCTCAACGAGCTGAAGCAGAACATCACCAAGGGCTGGCAGGACGTCCAGGCGTCCAATGC ATATCTGTCTGCCTCAGCCACTTTGGATGACATTGCCCATTCGGAAGC GTATAAGAAGACCCAGGAGACCCTATCCCAAGCCAGCATCAAGACCACCGCAGCTTTCTCCACCATGGGCACAGCTCTCAGCCGAAAACTGGGAGACATGAG GAACTCGACCACGTTCAAGTCATTTGAAGACCGAGTGGAGAACCTCAAG TACAAGGTGGTCGGGCCCAAAGGAAACGGAGAAGCCGGCTCCCCCAACGACTCCAACCCCACTCAGGACAACGCACCCTTCTGA
- the tpd52l2b gene encoding tpd52 like 2b isoform X9: protein MDPTSQDINLNSPNKGLVVDQPESMSELPVEGAVGNSANPLPPGLTEEEAVDLQIELIKVEEEISTLRQVLSAKEKHAAELKRKLGLNPLNELKQNITKGWQDVQASNAYKKTQETLSQASIKTTAAFSTMGTALSRKLGDMRNSTTFKSFEDRVENLKYKVVGPKGNGEAGSPNDSNPTQDNAPF from the exons ATGGATCCCACCAGCCAAG ATATCAACCTGAACTCCCCCAACAAGGGCCTTGTGGTGGATCAGCCGGAGAGCATGTCTGAACTGCCTGTAGAGGGGGCTGTGGGGAACTCTGCCAACCCTCTGCCCCCTgggctgacggaggaggaggcggtggatcTGCAGATCGAGCTCATCAAG gtggaggaggagatcagCACCCTGAGGCAGGTGCTGTCGGCCAAAGAGAAGCACGCTGCCGAGCTGAAGAGGAAGCTGGGCCTGAACCCGCTCAACGAGCTGAAGCAGAACATCACCAAGGGCTGGCAGGACGTCCAGGCGTCCAATGC GTATAAGAAGACCCAGGAGACCCTATCCCAAGCCAGCATCAAGACCACCGCAGCTTTCTCCACCATGGGCACAGCTCTCAGCCGAAAACTGGGAGACATGAG GAACTCGACCACGTTCAAGTCATTTGAAGACCGAGTGGAGAACCTCAAG TACAAGGTGGTCGGGCCCAAAGGAAACGGAGAAGCCGGCTCCCCCAACGACTCCAACCCCACTCAGGACAACGCACCCTTCTGA
- the tpd52l2b gene encoding tpd52 like 2b isoform X2, whose protein sequence is MDPTSQDINLNSPNKGLVVDQPESMSELPVEGAVGNSANPLPPGLTEEEAVDLQIELIKVEEEISTLRQVLSAKEKHAAELKRKLGLNPLNELKQNITKGWQDVQASNAYVNTTEKLSNWNQRLTGSDLYLSASATLDDIAHSEAYKKTQETLSQASIKTTAAFSTMGTALSRKLGDMRALPFANSFGNYSIRHSISMPAMRNSTTFKSFEDRVENLKYKVVGPKGNGEAGSPNDSNPTQDNAPF, encoded by the exons ATGGATCCCACCAGCCAAG ATATCAACCTGAACTCCCCCAACAAGGGCCTTGTGGTGGATCAGCCGGAGAGCATGTCTGAACTGCCTGTAGAGGGGGCTGTGGGGAACTCTGCCAACCCTCTGCCCCCTgggctgacggaggaggaggcggtggatcTGCAGATCGAGCTCATCAAG gtggaggaggagatcagCACCCTGAGGCAGGTGCTGTCGGCCAAAGAGAAGCACGCTGCCGAGCTGAAGAGGAAGCTGGGCCTGAACCCGCTCAACGAGCTGAAGCAGAACATCACCAAGGGCTGGCAGGACGTCCAGGCGTCCAATGC CTATGTGAACACCACAGAGAAACTAAGCAACTGGAACCAAAGACTGACCGGCTCagatct ATATCTGTCTGCCTCAGCCACTTTGGATGACATTGCCCATTCGGAAGC GTATAAGAAGACCCAGGAGACCCTATCCCAAGCCAGCATCAAGACCACCGCAGCTTTCTCCACCATGGGCACAGCTCTCAGCCGAAAACTGGGAGACATGAG AGCGCTCCCTTTCGCTAATTCCTTCGG CAACTATTCCATTCGCCACTCAATAAGTATGCCCGCTATGAG GAACTCGACCACGTTCAAGTCATTTGAAGACCGAGTGGAGAACCTCAAG TACAAGGTGGTCGGGCCCAAAGGAAACGGAGAAGCCGGCTCCCCCAACGACTCCAACCCCACTCAGGACAACGCACCCTTCTGA
- the tpd52l2b gene encoding tpd52 like 2b isoform X7 has protein sequence MDPTSQDINLNSPNKGLVVDQPESMSELPVEGAVGNSANPLPPGLTEEEAVDLQIELIKVEEEISTLRQVLSAKEKHAAELKRKLGLNPLNELKQNITKGWQDVQASNAYKKTQETLSQASIKTTAAFSTMGTALSRKLGDMRALPFANSFGNYSIRHSISMPAMRNSTTFKSFEDRVENLKYKVVGPKGNGEAGSPNDSNPTQDNAPF, from the exons ATGGATCCCACCAGCCAAG ATATCAACCTGAACTCCCCCAACAAGGGCCTTGTGGTGGATCAGCCGGAGAGCATGTCTGAACTGCCTGTAGAGGGGGCTGTGGGGAACTCTGCCAACCCTCTGCCCCCTgggctgacggaggaggaggcggtggatcTGCAGATCGAGCTCATCAAG gtggaggaggagatcagCACCCTGAGGCAGGTGCTGTCGGCCAAAGAGAAGCACGCTGCCGAGCTGAAGAGGAAGCTGGGCCTGAACCCGCTCAACGAGCTGAAGCAGAACATCACCAAGGGCTGGCAGGACGTCCAGGCGTCCAATGC GTATAAGAAGACCCAGGAGACCCTATCCCAAGCCAGCATCAAGACCACCGCAGCTTTCTCCACCATGGGCACAGCTCTCAGCCGAAAACTGGGAGACATGAG AGCGCTCCCTTTCGCTAATTCCTTCGG CAACTATTCCATTCGCCACTCAATAAGTATGCCCGCTATGAG GAACTCGACCACGTTCAAGTCATTTGAAGACCGAGTGGAGAACCTCAAG TACAAGGTGGTCGGGCCCAAAGGAAACGGAGAAGCCGGCTCCCCCAACGACTCCAACCCCACTCAGGACAACGCACCCTTCTGA
- the tpd52l2b gene encoding tpd52 like 2b isoform X4: MDPTSQDINLNSPNKGLVVDQPESMSELPVEGAVGNSANPLPPGLTEEEAVDLQIELIKVEEEISTLRQVLSAKEKHAAELKRKLGLNPLNELKQNITKGWQDVQASNAYLSASATLDDIAHSEAYKKTQETLSQASIKTTAAFSTMGTALSRKLGDMRALPFANSFGNYSIRHSISMPAMRNSTTFKSFEDRVENLKYKVVGPKGNGEAGSPNDSNPTQDNAPF; this comes from the exons ATGGATCCCACCAGCCAAG ATATCAACCTGAACTCCCCCAACAAGGGCCTTGTGGTGGATCAGCCGGAGAGCATGTCTGAACTGCCTGTAGAGGGGGCTGTGGGGAACTCTGCCAACCCTCTGCCCCCTgggctgacggaggaggaggcggtggatcTGCAGATCGAGCTCATCAAG gtggaggaggagatcagCACCCTGAGGCAGGTGCTGTCGGCCAAAGAGAAGCACGCTGCCGAGCTGAAGAGGAAGCTGGGCCTGAACCCGCTCAACGAGCTGAAGCAGAACATCACCAAGGGCTGGCAGGACGTCCAGGCGTCCAATGC ATATCTGTCTGCCTCAGCCACTTTGGATGACATTGCCCATTCGGAAGC GTATAAGAAGACCCAGGAGACCCTATCCCAAGCCAGCATCAAGACCACCGCAGCTTTCTCCACCATGGGCACAGCTCTCAGCCGAAAACTGGGAGACATGAG AGCGCTCCCTTTCGCTAATTCCTTCGG CAACTATTCCATTCGCCACTCAATAAGTATGCCCGCTATGAG GAACTCGACCACGTTCAAGTCATTTGAAGACCGAGTGGAGAACCTCAAG TACAAGGTGGTCGGGCCCAAAGGAAACGGAGAAGCCGGCTCCCCCAACGACTCCAACCCCACTCAGGACAACGCACCCTTCTGA
- the ppdpfb gene encoding pancreatic progenitor cell differentiation and proliferation factor B: protein MAAIPAGGSLVATTDYYRRRIGSTSSSSSCGSSEFTGEVIPHHPGLPKQDSGHWWSSFFFTKPPPAGMTTLAEEAQNKAGVPGVVTNGQITCVAKEMVVRQLSETGTPTSP, encoded by the exons ATGGCAGCTATTCCAGCAGGCGGTTCTCTCGTGGCGACCACCGACTACTACCGAA GGCGCATCGGCTCTACGTCAAGTAGCAGCTCCTGTGGCAGTTCGGAGTTCACCGGAGAGGTCATCCCCCACCACCCAG gtcttCCTAAGCAGGACTCGGGCCATTGGTGGTCAAGCTTCTTTTTCACGAAGCCGCCTCCAGCAGGGATGACCACACTGGCCGAGGAAGCGCAGAACAA GGCTGGGGTCCCAGGGGTCGTGACAAACGGTCAGATCACCTGTGTTGCCAAGGAGATGGTGGTGCGGCAGCTGAGTGAGACCGGAACACCCACCTCGCCCtaa